The Rattus rattus isolate New Zealand chromosome 1, Rrattus_CSIRO_v1, whole genome shotgun sequence genome includes a region encoding these proteins:
- the LOC116889908 gene encoding olfactory receptor 6C74-like, whose amino-acid sequence MKNHTRVTFFIIAGLTDDPQWKAVLFIFLLLTYLLSITGNLTIITLTLVDTHLKTPMYIFLQNFSFLEISYTTTCIPKLLVIMATGDKTISYGSCLTQVFFAFLFGASEFYLLAAMSYDRYVAICKPLHYMTIMNNKVCVQLILSCWLAGFFVIFPPLLLGLNLDFCASNIVDHFYCDTTPLLQLSCTDTQFLETMGFFSALVTLLLTLVMVIISYTYIARTILKIPSTGQRKKAFSTCSSHMTVISLSYGSCIFMYLKPSVKQRVSISKGISVLNTSVAPLLNPFIYTLRNQQVKNAFINTVHRIASFLRK is encoded by the coding sequence ATGAAGAACCACACAAGGGTGACATTTTTCATCATAGCAGGTTTGACTGATGACCCACAGTGGAAAGCTGTGTTATTTATCTTCCTGCTTCTTACCTATCTGCTCAGCATCACTGGCAATCTGACCATCATCACACTCACCCTGGTGGATACTCACCTGAAGACACCCATGTATATTTTCCTTCAGAATTTTTCCTTCTTAGAGATTTCCTACACTACTACATGCATACCCAAATTGCTTGTTATTATGGCAACTGGAGACAAAACCATTTCTTATGGTAGTTGTTTGACTCAAGTGTTTTTTGCTTTCCTATTTGGAGCATCAGAATTTTATTTGTTGGCAGCCATGTCCTATGACCGATATGTGGCAATCTGCAAGCCCCTGCATTACATGACCATCATGAACAATAAAGTCTGTGTGCAGCTGATCCTAAGTTGTTGGCTTGCTGGTTTTTTTGTCATCTTTCCACCACTCCTGTTAGGCTTGAATCTTGACTTCTGTGCTTCCAACATTGTTGATCATTTCTATTGTGACACCACTCCACTCCTGCAGCTTTCCTGCACAGACACGCAGTTCCTGGAGACAATGGGATTTTTCTCAGCTCTAGTGACACTCTTACTCACATTGGTAATGGTGATTATATCCTACACCTACATTGCCAGGACGATTCTAAAGATCCCTTCAACCGGCCAGAGGAAGAAGGCTTTCTCTACATGCTCTTCTCACATGACTGTGATATCCCTCTCATATGGCAGTTGCATCTTCATGTATCTTAAACCATCAGTCAAGCAGAGAGTATCTATTTCCAAGGGAATTTCTGTGCTCAATACCTCAGTGGCTCCACTTCTGAATCCTTTTATCTATACCTTGAGGAATCAGCAAGTGAAAAATGCATTCATTAATACAGTGCACAGGATTGCATCTTTCTTAAGGAAATGA